A window of the Halichoerus grypus chromosome 2, mHalGry1.hap1.1, whole genome shotgun sequence genome harbors these coding sequences:
- the FAAP100 gene encoding Fanconi anemia core complex-associated protein 100 isoform X2, giving the protein MAGFEPRVEYLESFRCPLGGLAAGKPRVLCHGAEIFVSTGSELVYVYDQEGRLLTAVYRFPGQVWHLELRALGRLLYVLCAQKGIYCLSLDQASRSVNRGDGGDRDSEDSEDSEPPCAVIPVHPDACLLPDDTLCAFTVVDDMLVTLAQGPARWKVQLSECPCPGEGARPRGHIGEVELSTSSPLAGAPGEPAAPRILPVLCCVSPPGSSALQTRTRGSRGFSLEQALFGLLFGVDASLLESPVILCGLPDGQLCCVVLKTLVTSRLSPGDPKALVKILHHLEEPVVLIGALKTESLPEDAEDTHPDCLVALGHGGRILAIKASWDEAGTLVPELQEYRLPGPVLCAACGGGGRVYHSTPSELCVVDLARGRAPEGGPGGLPSLLCPAGLGICSVVTLSVSSEVPEGGARLLALSARGRLMTCSLDLSSEMPCPTRAAMADTGQKIKELLSGIGTVSERVSSLKKAVDQRNKALTCLNEAMNVSCVLLAGREGPRPISCTVTAAWSRLQPQDVLTATCRLENNSGLSLDRGWALCVRVLTAPASDPDAAGSATTYTVPVDRLGPGDRREVTLPLGPGEDGALDLPLTVSCALHYSLREVVRGALAPSESFTDPSLDECPSDVLPEQDGICLPLSEHTVDMLQCLRFPGLATPHTQAPGLLGPVSDSVDTFLGSLGPRSEPAGPASLRAKFLPPSVATIKVSAELLRAALGDSHAGTSLGCATLQWLLAENTALDVVRARRLSSVQGVAPDGTDLHLTIREGPCRPWRSRWRARLWPAWAVHTTRSSGVCRGWLWSRLPRAPAHLTSVCSISARSISTTRHCCGRCGPFGTGCARRTTPAPAALPRGSCRCTGSSGAPASSCCDASWAPPPPQARRPRGFTERRPGHQRLLPAS; this is encoded by the exons ATGGCCGGTTTCGAGCCGCGGGTCGAGTACCTGGAGAGCTTCCGCTGCCCACTCGGGGGCCTGGCGGCGGGCAAGCCCCGCGTGCTGTGCCACGGGGCCGAGATCTTCGTGTCCACCGGGAGCGAGCTCGTCTACGTCTACGACCAGGAGGGGAGGCTGCTGACC GCTGTGTACAGGTTCCCTGGCCAGGTGTGGCACCTGGAGCTCCGGGCCCTCGGCAGGCTGCTCTACGTCCTGTGCGCCCAGAAAGGCATCTACTGCTTGTCGTTGGACCAGGCGAGCAG GTCTGTGAACCGAGGTGATGGGGGTGACAGGGACAGCGAGGACAGTGAGGACAGCGAGCCCCCTTGCGCTGTGATCCCCGTGCACCCAGATGCCTGCCTGCTCCCGGATGACACTCTGTGCGCTTTCACTGTGGTCGATGACATGCTTGTCACCCTGGCACAGGGCCCTGCCCGGTGGAAGGTACAGCTGTCTGAGTGCCCCTGTCCAGGGGAGGGCGCCAGACCCAGAGGCCACATTGGCGAGGTGGAGTTGTCCACCTCCAGCCCCCTGGCTGGGGCCCCCGGGGAGCCCGCAGCCCCCCGCATCCTCCCAGTGCTGTGCTGTGTGTCTCCTCCGGGCAGTAGTGCTCTGCAGACCCGTACGCGGGGCTCCAGGGGCTTCTCGCTGGAACAGGCCCTCTTTGGGCTACTCTTTGGAGTTGATGCCTCCCTTCTAGAATCACCAGTGATCCTCTGTGGTCTCCCCGATGGCCAGCTCTGCTGTGTGGTCTTGAAGACCCTGGTCACCTCAAGGTTGTCCCCAGGCGACCCGAAGGCCCTTGTCAAGATCCTCCATCACCTGGAGGAACCCGTCGTTCTCATTGGGGCCTTGAAGACAGAGTCGTTGCCCGAGGACGCGGAGGACACACACCCTGACTGCCTAGTGGCACTTGGTCACGGTGGCCGGATCCTGGCCATCAAGGCCAGCTGGGACGAGGCAGGGACTCTGGTGCCAGAGCTGCAGGAGTACCGGCTGCCGGGGCCTGTGCTCTGTGCGGCCTGTGGCGGGGGGGGCCGCGTGTACCACAGCACCCCCTCGGAGCTCTGTGTCGTGGACCTGGCTCGGGGACGTGCCCCCGAGGGGGGCCCGGGAGGCCTGCCGTCTCTGCTGTGTCCAGCTGGTTTAGGCATCTGCAGCGTCGTCACCCTCTCTGTGTCCTCCGAGGTGCCCGAAG GTGGTGCCAGGCTCCTGGCCCTGTCCGCCAGGGGCCGCCTGATGACCTGCAGCCTGGACCTGAGCTCTGAGATGCCGTGCCCCACCAGAGCCGCTATGGCCGATACTGGCCAAAAGATTAAGGAATTGCTTTCTGGAATCGGCACCGTCTCTGAGAG AGTGTCTTCTCTGAAGAAGGCAGTTGACCAGCGGAACAAGGCCCTGACGTGCCTCAACGAAGCTATGAACGTGAGCTGCGTCCTGCTGGCCGGCCGGGAGGGCCCCAGGCCCATCTCGTGCACCGTCACCGCCGCCTGGAGCCGCCTGCAGCCGCAGGACGTGCTCACGGCCACCTGCCGGCTGGAGAACAACAGCGGGCTCAGTCTGGACCGGGGCTGGGCCTTGTGCGTGCGGGTGCTGACCGCCCCCGCCTCAGACCCAGACGCAGCTGGCTCGGCCACCACCTACACCGTCCCCGTGGACCGGCTGGGCCCTGGCGATCGGCGGGAGGTGACGctgcccctgggccctggggaggaTGGCGCCCTGGACCTGCCCCTGACCGTGTCCTGCGCACTACACTACAGCCTCAGGGAGGTTGTGCGCGGGGCCCTCGCCCCCTCGGAGTCTTTCACGGACCCCTCTCTGGATGAGTGCCCCTCCGACGTCTTGCCTGAGCAGGACGGCATCTGCCTGCCCCTGAGCGAGCACACTGTGGACATGCTGCAGTGTCTGCGCTTCCCTGGCCTGGCCACACCCCACACGCAGGCCCCTGGGCTGCTCGGCCCGGTGAGCGACTCTGTGGACACCTTCTTGGGATCTCTCGGGCCACGCAGCGAGCCGGCGGGACCTGCTTCCCTGCGGGCCAAGTTCCTGCCCCCGTCGGTGGCCACGATCAAGGTGTCCGCAGAGCTTCTGAGGGCCGCCTTGGGGGACAGTCACGCAg GCACGTCCCTGGGCTGTGCCACCCTGCAGTGGCTCCTCGCTGAGAACACGGCCCTGGATGTCGTGCGGGCCCGACGGCTGTCCTCGGTCCAGGGAGTGGCCCCAGATGGCACTGACCTGCACCTTACCATCCGAGAG GGCCCATGCAGACCGTGGAGATCCAGGTGGAGAGCTCGTCTCTGGCCAGCCTGGGCAGTGCACACCACGCGGTCATCGGGCGTCTGCAG aggaTGGTTGTGGAGCAGGCTGCCCAGAGCTCCAGCCCACCTGACCTCCGTGTGCAGTATCTCCGCCAGATCCATATCAACCACGAG ACACTGCTGCGGGAGGTGCGGGCCCTTCGGGACCGGCTGTGCACGGAGGACGACGCCAGCTCCTGCGGCACTGCCGAGAGGCTCCTGCAGGTGTACGGGCAGCTCCggagccccagcctcctcctgctgTGACGCCTCGtgggccccgcccccgccacaaGCCAGGCGCCCCCGTGGCTTTACGGAGAGACGCCCAGGGCACCAGAGGCTGCTTCCCGCCTCCTGA
- the FAAP100 gene encoding Fanconi anemia core complex-associated protein 100 isoform X3, whose amino-acid sequence MAGFEPRVEYLESFRCPLGGLAAGKPRVLCHGAEIFVSTGSELVYVYDQEGRLLTAVYRFPGQVWHLELRALGRLLYVLCAQKGIYCLSLDQASRSVNRGDGGDRDSEDSEDSEPPCAVIPVHPDACLLPDDTLCAFTVVDDMLVTLAQGPARWKVQLSECPCPGEGARPRGHIGEVELSTSSPLAGAPGEPAAPRILPVLCCVSPPGSSALQTRTRGSRGFSLEQALFGLLFGVDASLLESPVILCGLPDGQLCCVVLKTLVTSRLSPGDPKALVKILHHLEEPVVLIGALKTESLPEDAEDTHPDCLVALGHGGRILAIKASWDEAGTLVPELQEYRLPGPVLCAACGGGGRVYHSTPSELCVVDLARGRAPEGGPGGLPSLLCPAGLGICSVVTLSVSSEVPEGGARLLALSARGRLMTCSLDLSSEMPCPTRAAMADTGQKIKELLSGIGTVSERVSSLKKAVDQRNKALTCLNEAMNVSCVLLAGREGPRPISCTVTAAWSRLQPQDVLTATCRLENNSGLSLDRGWALCVRVLTAPASDPDAAGSATTYTVPVDRLGPGDRREVTLPLGPGEDGALDLPLTVSCALHYSLREVVRGALAPSESFTDPSLDECPSDVLPEQDGICLPLSEHTVDMLQCLRFPGLATPHTQAPGLLGPVSDSVDTFLGSLGPRSEPAGPASLRAKFLPPSVATIKVSAELLRAALGDSHAAGTSLGCATLQWLLAENTALDVVRARRLSSVQGVAPDGTDLHLTIREVAVTHLCTAGPMQTVEIQVESSSLASLGSAHHAVIGRLQRMVVEQAAQSSSPPDLRVQYLRQIHINHETLLREVRALRDRLCTEDDASSCGTAERLLQVYGQLRSPSLLLL is encoded by the exons ATGGCCGGTTTCGAGCCGCGGGTCGAGTACCTGGAGAGCTTCCGCTGCCCACTCGGGGGCCTGGCGGCGGGCAAGCCCCGCGTGCTGTGCCACGGGGCCGAGATCTTCGTGTCCACCGGGAGCGAGCTCGTCTACGTCTACGACCAGGAGGGGAGGCTGCTGACC GCTGTGTACAGGTTCCCTGGCCAGGTGTGGCACCTGGAGCTCCGGGCCCTCGGCAGGCTGCTCTACGTCCTGTGCGCCCAGAAAGGCATCTACTGCTTGTCGTTGGACCAGGCGAGCAG GTCTGTGAACCGAGGTGATGGGGGTGACAGGGACAGCGAGGACAGTGAGGACAGCGAGCCCCCTTGCGCTGTGATCCCCGTGCACCCAGATGCCTGCCTGCTCCCGGATGACACTCTGTGCGCTTTCACTGTGGTCGATGACATGCTTGTCACCCTGGCACAGGGCCCTGCCCGGTGGAAGGTACAGCTGTCTGAGTGCCCCTGTCCAGGGGAGGGCGCCAGACCCAGAGGCCACATTGGCGAGGTGGAGTTGTCCACCTCCAGCCCCCTGGCTGGGGCCCCCGGGGAGCCCGCAGCCCCCCGCATCCTCCCAGTGCTGTGCTGTGTGTCTCCTCCGGGCAGTAGTGCTCTGCAGACCCGTACGCGGGGCTCCAGGGGCTTCTCGCTGGAACAGGCCCTCTTTGGGCTACTCTTTGGAGTTGATGCCTCCCTTCTAGAATCACCAGTGATCCTCTGTGGTCTCCCCGATGGCCAGCTCTGCTGTGTGGTCTTGAAGACCCTGGTCACCTCAAGGTTGTCCCCAGGCGACCCGAAGGCCCTTGTCAAGATCCTCCATCACCTGGAGGAACCCGTCGTTCTCATTGGGGCCTTGAAGACAGAGTCGTTGCCCGAGGACGCGGAGGACACACACCCTGACTGCCTAGTGGCACTTGGTCACGGTGGCCGGATCCTGGCCATCAAGGCCAGCTGGGACGAGGCAGGGACTCTGGTGCCAGAGCTGCAGGAGTACCGGCTGCCGGGGCCTGTGCTCTGTGCGGCCTGTGGCGGGGGGGGCCGCGTGTACCACAGCACCCCCTCGGAGCTCTGTGTCGTGGACCTGGCTCGGGGACGTGCCCCCGAGGGGGGCCCGGGAGGCCTGCCGTCTCTGCTGTGTCCAGCTGGTTTAGGCATCTGCAGCGTCGTCACCCTCTCTGTGTCCTCCGAGGTGCCCGAAG GTGGTGCCAGGCTCCTGGCCCTGTCCGCCAGGGGCCGCCTGATGACCTGCAGCCTGGACCTGAGCTCTGAGATGCCGTGCCCCACCAGAGCCGCTATGGCCGATACTGGCCAAAAGATTAAGGAATTGCTTTCTGGAATCGGCACCGTCTCTGAGAG AGTGTCTTCTCTGAAGAAGGCAGTTGACCAGCGGAACAAGGCCCTGACGTGCCTCAACGAAGCTATGAACGTGAGCTGCGTCCTGCTGGCCGGCCGGGAGGGCCCCAGGCCCATCTCGTGCACCGTCACCGCCGCCTGGAGCCGCCTGCAGCCGCAGGACGTGCTCACGGCCACCTGCCGGCTGGAGAACAACAGCGGGCTCAGTCTGGACCGGGGCTGGGCCTTGTGCGTGCGGGTGCTGACCGCCCCCGCCTCAGACCCAGACGCAGCTGGCTCGGCCACCACCTACACCGTCCCCGTGGACCGGCTGGGCCCTGGCGATCGGCGGGAGGTGACGctgcccctgggccctggggaggaTGGCGCCCTGGACCTGCCCCTGACCGTGTCCTGCGCACTACACTACAGCCTCAGGGAGGTTGTGCGCGGGGCCCTCGCCCCCTCGGAGTCTTTCACGGACCCCTCTCTGGATGAGTGCCCCTCCGACGTCTTGCCTGAGCAGGACGGCATCTGCCTGCCCCTGAGCGAGCACACTGTGGACATGCTGCAGTGTCTGCGCTTCCCTGGCCTGGCCACACCCCACACGCAGGCCCCTGGGCTGCTCGGCCCGGTGAGCGACTCTGTGGACACCTTCTTGGGATCTCTCGGGCCACGCAGCGAGCCGGCGGGACCTGCTTCCCTGCGGGCCAAGTTCCTGCCCCCGTCGGTGGCCACGATCAAGGTGTCCGCAGAGCTTCTGAGGGCCGCCTTGGGGGACAGTCACGCAg CAGGCACGTCCCTGGGCTGTGCCACCCTGCAGTGGCTCCTCGCTGAGAACACGGCCCTGGATGTCGTGCGGGCCCGACGGCTGTCCTCGGTCCAGGGAGTGGCCCCAGATGGCACTGACCTGCACCTTACCATCCGAGAG GTGGCTGTGACCCACCTGTGCACCGCAGGGCCCATGCAGACCGTGGAGATCCAGGTGGAGAGCTCGTCTCTGGCCAGCCTGGGCAGTGCACACCACGCGGTCATCGGGCGTCTGCAG aggaTGGTTGTGGAGCAGGCTGCCCAGAGCTCCAGCCCACCTGACCTCCGTGTGCAGTATCTCCGCCAGATCCATATCAACCACGAG ACACTGCTGCGGGAGGTGCGGGCCCTTCGGGACCGGCTGTGCACGGAGGACGACGCCAGCTCCTGCGGCACTGCCGAGAGGCTCCTGCAGGTGTACGGGCAGCTCCggagccccagcctcctcctgctgTGA
- the FAAP100 gene encoding Fanconi anemia core complex-associated protein 100 isoform X1: protein MAGFEPRVEYLESFRCPLGGLAAGKPRVLCHGAEIFVSTGSELVYVYDQEGRLLTAVYRFPGQVWHLELRALGRLLYVLCAQKGIYCLSLDQASRSVNRGDGGDRDSEDSEDSEPPCAVIPVHPDACLLPDDTLCAFTVVDDMLVTLAQGPARWKVQLSECPCPGEGARPRGHIGEVELSTSSPLAGAPGEPAAPRILPVLCCVSPPGSSALQTRTRGSRGFSLEQALFGLLFGVDASLLESPVILCGLPDGQLCCVVLKTLVTSRLSPGDPKALVKILHHLEEPVVLIGALKTESLPEDAEDTHPDCLVALGHGGRILAIKASWDEAGTLVPELQEYRLPGPVLCAACGGGGRVYHSTPSELCVVDLARGRAPEGGPGGLPSLLCPAGLGICSVVTLSVSSEVPEGGARLLALSARGRLMTCSLDLSSEMPCPTRAAMADTGQKIKELLSGIGTVSERVSSLKKAVDQRNKALTCLNEAMNVSCVLLAGREGPRPISCTVTAAWSRLQPQDVLTATCRLENNSGLSLDRGWALCVRVLTAPASDPDAAGSATTYTVPVDRLGPGDRREVTLPLGPGEDGALDLPLTVSCALHYSLREVVRGALAPSESFTDPSLDECPSDVLPEQDGICLPLSEHTVDMLQCLRFPGLATPHTQAPGLLGPVSDSVDTFLGSLGPRSEPAGPASLRAKFLPPSVATIKVSAELLRAALGDSHAAGTSLGCATLQWLLAENTALDVVRARRLSSVQGVAPDGTDLHLTIREGPCRPWRSRWRARLWPAWAVHTTRSSGVCRGWLWSRLPRAPAHLTSVCSISARSISTTRHCCGRCGPFGTGCARRTTPAPAALPRGSCRCTGSSGAPASSCCDASWAPPPPQARRPRGFTERRPGHQRLLPAS from the exons ATGGCCGGTTTCGAGCCGCGGGTCGAGTACCTGGAGAGCTTCCGCTGCCCACTCGGGGGCCTGGCGGCGGGCAAGCCCCGCGTGCTGTGCCACGGGGCCGAGATCTTCGTGTCCACCGGGAGCGAGCTCGTCTACGTCTACGACCAGGAGGGGAGGCTGCTGACC GCTGTGTACAGGTTCCCTGGCCAGGTGTGGCACCTGGAGCTCCGGGCCCTCGGCAGGCTGCTCTACGTCCTGTGCGCCCAGAAAGGCATCTACTGCTTGTCGTTGGACCAGGCGAGCAG GTCTGTGAACCGAGGTGATGGGGGTGACAGGGACAGCGAGGACAGTGAGGACAGCGAGCCCCCTTGCGCTGTGATCCCCGTGCACCCAGATGCCTGCCTGCTCCCGGATGACACTCTGTGCGCTTTCACTGTGGTCGATGACATGCTTGTCACCCTGGCACAGGGCCCTGCCCGGTGGAAGGTACAGCTGTCTGAGTGCCCCTGTCCAGGGGAGGGCGCCAGACCCAGAGGCCACATTGGCGAGGTGGAGTTGTCCACCTCCAGCCCCCTGGCTGGGGCCCCCGGGGAGCCCGCAGCCCCCCGCATCCTCCCAGTGCTGTGCTGTGTGTCTCCTCCGGGCAGTAGTGCTCTGCAGACCCGTACGCGGGGCTCCAGGGGCTTCTCGCTGGAACAGGCCCTCTTTGGGCTACTCTTTGGAGTTGATGCCTCCCTTCTAGAATCACCAGTGATCCTCTGTGGTCTCCCCGATGGCCAGCTCTGCTGTGTGGTCTTGAAGACCCTGGTCACCTCAAGGTTGTCCCCAGGCGACCCGAAGGCCCTTGTCAAGATCCTCCATCACCTGGAGGAACCCGTCGTTCTCATTGGGGCCTTGAAGACAGAGTCGTTGCCCGAGGACGCGGAGGACACACACCCTGACTGCCTAGTGGCACTTGGTCACGGTGGCCGGATCCTGGCCATCAAGGCCAGCTGGGACGAGGCAGGGACTCTGGTGCCAGAGCTGCAGGAGTACCGGCTGCCGGGGCCTGTGCTCTGTGCGGCCTGTGGCGGGGGGGGCCGCGTGTACCACAGCACCCCCTCGGAGCTCTGTGTCGTGGACCTGGCTCGGGGACGTGCCCCCGAGGGGGGCCCGGGAGGCCTGCCGTCTCTGCTGTGTCCAGCTGGTTTAGGCATCTGCAGCGTCGTCACCCTCTCTGTGTCCTCCGAGGTGCCCGAAG GTGGTGCCAGGCTCCTGGCCCTGTCCGCCAGGGGCCGCCTGATGACCTGCAGCCTGGACCTGAGCTCTGAGATGCCGTGCCCCACCAGAGCCGCTATGGCCGATACTGGCCAAAAGATTAAGGAATTGCTTTCTGGAATCGGCACCGTCTCTGAGAG AGTGTCTTCTCTGAAGAAGGCAGTTGACCAGCGGAACAAGGCCCTGACGTGCCTCAACGAAGCTATGAACGTGAGCTGCGTCCTGCTGGCCGGCCGGGAGGGCCCCAGGCCCATCTCGTGCACCGTCACCGCCGCCTGGAGCCGCCTGCAGCCGCAGGACGTGCTCACGGCCACCTGCCGGCTGGAGAACAACAGCGGGCTCAGTCTGGACCGGGGCTGGGCCTTGTGCGTGCGGGTGCTGACCGCCCCCGCCTCAGACCCAGACGCAGCTGGCTCGGCCACCACCTACACCGTCCCCGTGGACCGGCTGGGCCCTGGCGATCGGCGGGAGGTGACGctgcccctgggccctggggaggaTGGCGCCCTGGACCTGCCCCTGACCGTGTCCTGCGCACTACACTACAGCCTCAGGGAGGTTGTGCGCGGGGCCCTCGCCCCCTCGGAGTCTTTCACGGACCCCTCTCTGGATGAGTGCCCCTCCGACGTCTTGCCTGAGCAGGACGGCATCTGCCTGCCCCTGAGCGAGCACACTGTGGACATGCTGCAGTGTCTGCGCTTCCCTGGCCTGGCCACACCCCACACGCAGGCCCCTGGGCTGCTCGGCCCGGTGAGCGACTCTGTGGACACCTTCTTGGGATCTCTCGGGCCACGCAGCGAGCCGGCGGGACCTGCTTCCCTGCGGGCCAAGTTCCTGCCCCCGTCGGTGGCCACGATCAAGGTGTCCGCAGAGCTTCTGAGGGCCGCCTTGGGGGACAGTCACGCAg CAGGCACGTCCCTGGGCTGTGCCACCCTGCAGTGGCTCCTCGCTGAGAACACGGCCCTGGATGTCGTGCGGGCCCGACGGCTGTCCTCGGTCCAGGGAGTGGCCCCAGATGGCACTGACCTGCACCTTACCATCCGAGAG GGCCCATGCAGACCGTGGAGATCCAGGTGGAGAGCTCGTCTCTGGCCAGCCTGGGCAGTGCACACCACGCGGTCATCGGGCGTCTGCAG aggaTGGTTGTGGAGCAGGCTGCCCAGAGCTCCAGCCCACCTGACCTCCGTGTGCAGTATCTCCGCCAGATCCATATCAACCACGAG ACACTGCTGCGGGAGGTGCGGGCCCTTCGGGACCGGCTGTGCACGGAGGACGACGCCAGCTCCTGCGGCACTGCCGAGAGGCTCCTGCAGGTGTACGGGCAGCTCCggagccccagcctcctcctgctgTGACGCCTCGtgggccccgcccccgccacaaGCCAGGCGCCCCCGTGGCTTTACGGAGAGACGCCCAGGGCACCAGAGGCTGCTTCCCGCCTCCTGA
- the FAAP100 gene encoding Fanconi anemia core complex-associated protein 100 isoform X4, which produces MAGFEPRVEYLESFRCPLGGLAAGKPRVLCHGAEIFVSTGSELVYVYDQEGRLLTAVYRFPGQVWHLELRALGRLLYVLCAQKGIYCLSLDQASRSVNRGDGGDRDSEDSEDSEPPCAVIPVHPDACLLPDDTLCAFTVVDDMLVTLAQGPARWKVQLSECPCPGEGARPRGHIGEVELSTSSPLAGAPGEPAAPRILPVLCCVSPPGSSALQTRTRGSRGFSLEQALFGLLFGVDASLLESPVILCGLPDGQLCCVVLKTLVTSRLSPGDPKALVKILHHLEEPVVLIGALKTESLPEDAEDTHPDCLVALGHGGRILAIKASWDEAGTLVPELQEYRLPGPVLCAACGGGGRVYHSTPSELCVVDLARGRAPEGGPGGLPSLLCPAGLGICSVVTLSVSSEVPEGGARLLALSARGRLMTCSLDLSSEMPCPTRAAMADTGQKIKELLSGIGTVSERVSSLKKAVDQRNKALTCLNEAMNVSCVLLAGREGPRPISCTVTAAWSRLQPQDVLTATCRLENNSGLSLDRGWALCVRVLTAPASDPDAAGSATTYTVPVDRLGPGDRREVTLPLGPGEDGALDLPLTVSCALHYSLREVVRGALAPSESFTDPSLDECPSDVLPEQDGICLPLSEHTVDMLQCLRFPGLATPHTQAPGLLGPVSDSVDTFLGSLGPRSEPAGPASLRAKFLPPSVATIKVSAELLRAALGDSHAGTSLGCATLQWLLAENTALDVVRARRLSSVQGVAPDGTDLHLTIREVAVTHLCTAGPMQTVEIQVESSSLASLGSAHHAVIGRLQRMVVEQAAQSSSPPDLRVQYLRQIHINHETLLREVRALRDRLCTEDDASSCGTAERLLQVYGQLRSPSLLLL; this is translated from the exons ATGGCCGGTTTCGAGCCGCGGGTCGAGTACCTGGAGAGCTTCCGCTGCCCACTCGGGGGCCTGGCGGCGGGCAAGCCCCGCGTGCTGTGCCACGGGGCCGAGATCTTCGTGTCCACCGGGAGCGAGCTCGTCTACGTCTACGACCAGGAGGGGAGGCTGCTGACC GCTGTGTACAGGTTCCCTGGCCAGGTGTGGCACCTGGAGCTCCGGGCCCTCGGCAGGCTGCTCTACGTCCTGTGCGCCCAGAAAGGCATCTACTGCTTGTCGTTGGACCAGGCGAGCAG GTCTGTGAACCGAGGTGATGGGGGTGACAGGGACAGCGAGGACAGTGAGGACAGCGAGCCCCCTTGCGCTGTGATCCCCGTGCACCCAGATGCCTGCCTGCTCCCGGATGACACTCTGTGCGCTTTCACTGTGGTCGATGACATGCTTGTCACCCTGGCACAGGGCCCTGCCCGGTGGAAGGTACAGCTGTCTGAGTGCCCCTGTCCAGGGGAGGGCGCCAGACCCAGAGGCCACATTGGCGAGGTGGAGTTGTCCACCTCCAGCCCCCTGGCTGGGGCCCCCGGGGAGCCCGCAGCCCCCCGCATCCTCCCAGTGCTGTGCTGTGTGTCTCCTCCGGGCAGTAGTGCTCTGCAGACCCGTACGCGGGGCTCCAGGGGCTTCTCGCTGGAACAGGCCCTCTTTGGGCTACTCTTTGGAGTTGATGCCTCCCTTCTAGAATCACCAGTGATCCTCTGTGGTCTCCCCGATGGCCAGCTCTGCTGTGTGGTCTTGAAGACCCTGGTCACCTCAAGGTTGTCCCCAGGCGACCCGAAGGCCCTTGTCAAGATCCTCCATCACCTGGAGGAACCCGTCGTTCTCATTGGGGCCTTGAAGACAGAGTCGTTGCCCGAGGACGCGGAGGACACACACCCTGACTGCCTAGTGGCACTTGGTCACGGTGGCCGGATCCTGGCCATCAAGGCCAGCTGGGACGAGGCAGGGACTCTGGTGCCAGAGCTGCAGGAGTACCGGCTGCCGGGGCCTGTGCTCTGTGCGGCCTGTGGCGGGGGGGGCCGCGTGTACCACAGCACCCCCTCGGAGCTCTGTGTCGTGGACCTGGCTCGGGGACGTGCCCCCGAGGGGGGCCCGGGAGGCCTGCCGTCTCTGCTGTGTCCAGCTGGTTTAGGCATCTGCAGCGTCGTCACCCTCTCTGTGTCCTCCGAGGTGCCCGAAG GTGGTGCCAGGCTCCTGGCCCTGTCCGCCAGGGGCCGCCTGATGACCTGCAGCCTGGACCTGAGCTCTGAGATGCCGTGCCCCACCAGAGCCGCTATGGCCGATACTGGCCAAAAGATTAAGGAATTGCTTTCTGGAATCGGCACCGTCTCTGAGAG AGTGTCTTCTCTGAAGAAGGCAGTTGACCAGCGGAACAAGGCCCTGACGTGCCTCAACGAAGCTATGAACGTGAGCTGCGTCCTGCTGGCCGGCCGGGAGGGCCCCAGGCCCATCTCGTGCACCGTCACCGCCGCCTGGAGCCGCCTGCAGCCGCAGGACGTGCTCACGGCCACCTGCCGGCTGGAGAACAACAGCGGGCTCAGTCTGGACCGGGGCTGGGCCTTGTGCGTGCGGGTGCTGACCGCCCCCGCCTCAGACCCAGACGCAGCTGGCTCGGCCACCACCTACACCGTCCCCGTGGACCGGCTGGGCCCTGGCGATCGGCGGGAGGTGACGctgcccctgggccctggggaggaTGGCGCCCTGGACCTGCCCCTGACCGTGTCCTGCGCACTACACTACAGCCTCAGGGAGGTTGTGCGCGGGGCCCTCGCCCCCTCGGAGTCTTTCACGGACCCCTCTCTGGATGAGTGCCCCTCCGACGTCTTGCCTGAGCAGGACGGCATCTGCCTGCCCCTGAGCGAGCACACTGTGGACATGCTGCAGTGTCTGCGCTTCCCTGGCCTGGCCACACCCCACACGCAGGCCCCTGGGCTGCTCGGCCCGGTGAGCGACTCTGTGGACACCTTCTTGGGATCTCTCGGGCCACGCAGCGAGCCGGCGGGACCTGCTTCCCTGCGGGCCAAGTTCCTGCCCCCGTCGGTGGCCACGATCAAGGTGTCCGCAGAGCTTCTGAGGGCCGCCTTGGGGGACAGTCACGCAg GCACGTCCCTGGGCTGTGCCACCCTGCAGTGGCTCCTCGCTGAGAACACGGCCCTGGATGTCGTGCGGGCCCGACGGCTGTCCTCGGTCCAGGGAGTGGCCCCAGATGGCACTGACCTGCACCTTACCATCCGAGAG GTGGCTGTGACCCACCTGTGCACCGCAGGGCCCATGCAGACCGTGGAGATCCAGGTGGAGAGCTCGTCTCTGGCCAGCCTGGGCAGTGCACACCACGCGGTCATCGGGCGTCTGCAG aggaTGGTTGTGGAGCAGGCTGCCCAGAGCTCCAGCCCACCTGACCTCCGTGTGCAGTATCTCCGCCAGATCCATATCAACCACGAG ACACTGCTGCGGGAGGTGCGGGCCCTTCGGGACCGGCTGTGCACGGAGGACGACGCCAGCTCCTGCGGCACTGCCGAGAGGCTCCTGCAGGTGTACGGGCAGCTCCggagccccagcctcctcctgctgTGA